TCACCGCCGTGGAGCCGGAGGCGCGGGCCGCGGCGGTCGGGGACAACCGGCGGGCGATCGACGAGGCCGCCACCCTGGGCGCCGAGAGCCTGGTGATGGTGGTCGGTGGGCTCCCGGCCGGGTCGCGGGACCTGGCCGGCGCCCGGGAGCGGGTGGCCGACGCGCTGGCCGAGCTCGCGCCCCACGCCGGGGAGCGCGGGGTGCGGCTGTCCCTGGAGGCGCTGCACCCGATGTACTGCGCCGACCGCGCGGTCCTCTCCACGCTGGCCCAGGCGCTCGACCTCGCCGCGCCGTTCCCGGTGGAGCAGGTGGGCGTGGTCGTCGACACCTTCCACGTCTGGTGGGACCCGGAGGTCTGGCGGTCGATCGAGCGGGCGGGGGAGCGGATCGCCTCCTTCCAGGTCTGCGACTTCCTCGTGCCGATCCCGGCCGACGTGCTCATGGCCCGCGGCTACATGGGTGACGGCGTCATCGACTTCCCGCCGTTCGTGGCGGCGGTCGAGGCCGCCGGCTGGACCGGCGACGTCGAGGTGGAGATCTTCAACACCGACGTCTGGGCGCAGCCCAAGGCCCAGGTCGTGGAGACGGTGAAGCAGCGCTACCTCGACGTGGTGGTGCCGGGATGAGGGTCCTGGTCACCGGCGGCGCCGGCCGCCTGGGCCGCAGCGTCGTCGACGGGCTCGCCGACGCCGGGCACGAGGTCGTCTCGGTGGACGTCGTGGCCGTGCCGCCGGGCAGGGCGGCGGCGACGTTCCCCGCCGACCTCA
This region of Geodermatophilus bullaregiensis genomic DNA includes:
- a CDS encoding sugar phosphate isomerase/epimerase family protein, with the protein product MSVDPRLDRLSINHKTVEGWALPDFVDGVAAAGLQAIGTWREPVAEYGLDRTAKLVRDAGLRVSSHCRGGFLTAVEPEARAAAVGDNRRAIDEAATLGAESLVMVVGGLPAGSRDLAGARERVADALAELAPHAGERGVRLSLEALHPMYCADRAVLSTLAQALDLAAPFPVEQVGVVVDTFHVWWDPEVWRSIERAGERIASFQVCDFLVPIPADVLMARGYMGDGVIDFPPFVAAVEAAGWTGDVEVEIFNTDVWAQPKAQVVETVKQRYLDVVVPG